From one Cucurbita pepo subsp. pepo cultivar mu-cu-16 chromosome LG17, ASM280686v2, whole genome shotgun sequence genomic stretch:
- the LOC111778334 gene encoding bromodomain-containing protein bet-1, with protein MAEDKERESGQSIATWGTWEELLLASAVMRHGFKDWNSVAMEVQARSSLPHPLTTASNCELKFLDLKRRFTSFQNDAVLNENGAGITDNVDSAVPWVDELRKLRVAELRREVQNYDVSINSLQLKVKRLEEERDQGLNDSEAGTGKPDLKTEARERRSENDKKLFGEPDHRSGSKGTVVKPAAVPGEDSDREDFSVNQSNSTGSKSGNRKSTAENTKSETKPEFTGSCRPEPNRRAAELAGPQSDDGSTDTVVKNPTCDTSGTTKKKKETKRVDDSSELADSEAESNGGETATRESSEVQSSASLTGRMKRRRFLRKEISGGSSGNEPRRTVAVKSRRFDEVLQMIRSHKHGSLFESRLQSQETEEYKGMIRQHLDLETVQAKLNSGSYPSSSLAFYRDLLLLCNNAVTFFPNSSKEYVAARELRLLVSYEMKKSMPVARADPSPGGSSPPNPSSQSKGPPDLEGSQSLPAKRKSHVPIVVCRKRSKISSKLSSSGLGEKSDRTNDDEKLALDLKSSVKMASTVVEDHGTTKDSSSKIKERSITGARSMRRSNDSATNSSGPSIKKQTTNSGWKPNSANETETPTPDNKKSETVALEKKRSAADFLKRIKQNSPAETTKRNGRGGSSNKSNATAAAGEQKKGSGKNGGKEKASSIRQSNEKKRLKEDPSPSKRSVGRPPKKAVEANPNPAPTKRAREGGGKEPLKRARKRARR; from the exons ATGGCGGAAGATAAAGAGCGGGAGAGTGGACAGAGCATCGCCACATGGGGGACATGGGAGGAGCTTTTACTCGCCTCTGCCGTCATGCGCCATGGATTTAAGGACTGGAATTCTGTCGCCATGGAAGTTCAGgctcgttcttctctccctcATCCCCTAACCACCGCCTCTAACTGTGAACTCAAATTTCTTGACCTTAAACGACGGTTTACTTCTTTTCAAAACGATGCCGTTTTGAACGAGAACGGCGCTGGAATTACCGATAACGTCGATAGCGCCGTACCTTGGGTTGATGAGTTGAGGAAACTCCGCGTTGCCGAACTCCGACGAGAGGTCCAGAACTATGACGTTTCAATCAA CTCGTTGCAGTTGAAGGTCAAGAGATTGGAGGAGGAGCGAGACCAAGGCTTGAACGACAGCGAGGCCGGCACTGGAAAACCAGATCTAAAGACGGAGGCTAGAGAACGACGATCAGAAAACGACAAAAAGCTCTTCGGAGAACCAGACCACCGGTCCGGATCGAAGGGAACAGTCGTGAAGCCAGCGGCGGTTCCTGGAGAAGATTCCGACCGGGAGGATTTCTCCGTCAACCAATCCAATTCCACCGGTTCCAAAAGCGGTAACCGAAAAAGCACAGCCGAAAACACGAAATCCGAAACCAAACCGGAGTTTACCGGTTCATGCAGACCAGAACCGAACCGGAGAGCCGCTGAACTAGCCGGACCGCAGTCGGACGACGGCAGTACGGACACTGTGGTTAAGAACCCGACGTGCGACACATCTGGCAcgacgaagaagaaaaaggagacgAAGCGAGTTGACGACTCGTCCGAGTTAGCGGACTCGGAGGCTGAGTCAAACGGCGGAGAAACCGCAACGAGAGAGAGCAGCGAAGTACAAAGCTCGGCGAGTTTGACGGGAAGGATGAAGAGGAGGAGATTCCTTAGAAAGGAGATCTCCGGCGGTAGCAGCGGGAACGAACCTCGCCGAACAGTCGCCGTCAAGTCACGGCGGTTCGATGAGGTTTTGCAGATGATTCGATCGCATAAACATGGCTCCTTGTTCGAATCCCGTCTTCAAAGTCAG gAGACGGAAGAGTACAAGGGCATGATTCGGCAGCATCTTGACCTGGAAACAGTTCAGGCCAAGCTCAATTCTGGCTCTTATCCGTCGTCTAGCCTCGCATTTTACCGAGATCTCTTGCTTCTTTGCAACAACGCGGTCACCTTCTTCCCCAATTCGTCTAAGGAGTATGTAGCTGCTCGTGAACTTCGTCTTCTTGTCTCATACGAAATGAAGAAGAGTATGCCTGTTGCAAGGGCTGACCCTTCACCAGGGGGTTCGTCCCCACCAAATCCTTCTTCCCAATCCAAGGGTCCTCCTGATCTTGAAGGATCTCAGTCCCTGCCTGCCAAGCGGAAATCCCATGTTCCTATAGTAGTTTGTCGGAAACGGAGCAAGATTTCATCTAAGCTTTCATCAAGTGGTCTTGGTGAAAAGAGTGATCGAACCAATGATGATGAGAAGTTAGCCCTTGATCTTAAATCAAGTGTTAAAATGGCTTCAACGGTGGTTGAAGACCATGGTACTACAAAAGATAGCAGCAGCAAGATTAAAGAGAGATCTATAACTGGAGCCAGAAGCATGCGAAGGAGCAATGATAGCGCCACAAACTCGAGTGGCCCCAGCATCAAGAAACAGACTACGAATTCTGGATGGAAACCCAATTCAGCCAACGAAACAGAGACACCAACTCCAGATAATAAGAAATCCGAGACAGTTGCCCTAGAGAAGAAGCGAAGTGCAGCAGATTTCTTGAAGAGGATCAAGCAGAACTCACCTGCAGAGACTACGAAGAGAAATGGCAGAGGTGGAAGTAGTAACAAAAGTAATGCTACTGCAGCAGCTGGAGAACAAAAGAAGGGCAGTGGCAAAAATGGAGGAAAGGAGAAAGCGTCATCCATAAGGCAAAGCAACGAAAAGAAGCGCCTAAAGGAGGATCCTAGCCCTTCCAAGCGCAGTGTCGGGCGACCGCCCAAGAAGGCAGTGGAAGCCAATCCCAATCCCGCTCCAACAAAAAGAGCCAGGGAAGGTGGTGGAAAAGAACCGCTGAAGCGGGCAAGAAAAAGGGCTAGAAGGTGA